A genomic region of Pyrus communis chromosome 14, drPyrComm1.1, whole genome shotgun sequence contains the following coding sequences:
- the LOC137715947 gene encoding uncharacterized protein isoform X2: MLTRRFQTSPDSDQSISDEEESDREFPNNCAAIGGSAKKKEELPLSSRLEMLKDAGANVYACNLEDELSSDEEGNNMSAKVSVTLGAKKLQKDYVHCIGRSDKEDESCTWSEVSKEAEALMRLNEQTSCSSPKSDYSKVNKSFKGVKDKGKPKISFRFKTQKKGPSCFSVSKNESDMSFKVQQVPEMLKAIEPRTEEYLDSELIEDIQGEEENQLEIVPVDVNELGHESIEQSMAELLDGLQDKTTMLRGRSKVYRRKRCKKAQPVMKIVSSLGDRVIDSESSPEHLGLGSPSNSEQADDQILKLDKPEVKRQTLVDRFQEALSDRALVAVPKPLRIGLFGQLQQVVQSEKESDMEFLKNIENGANQNEPSCIDVKILSRYLDAKLTVCHCSFGNNVKHLPWPESPKNTVNEETTWTVIFNPRVCDDVDLEVGKCIRIHPPWKEIHVGNDKSIILSVYFSEISI; the protein is encoded by the exons ATGCTTACGCGTCGTTTTCAGACGAGTCCAGATTCTGATCAGAGCATTTCCG ATGAGGAAGAATCTGACCGAGAATTTCCCAACAATTGCGCTGCGATTGGTGGTTCCGCCAAGAAAAAG GAGGAGTTACCACTTTCATCACGGCTGGAAATGCTCAAAG ATGCAGGTGCGAATGTGTATGCCTGCAACTTGGAGGATGAATTGAGCTCCGATGAAGAG GGGAACAACATGAGTGCGAAAGTTTCGGTTACTCTTGGTGCtaaaaaattgcaaaaggaTTATGTTCATTGCATTGGAAGAAGTGATAAAGAAGATGAATCATGTACATGGTCTGAAGTAAGTAAAGAAGCTGAGGCACTCATGCGATTAAATGAACAAACTTCATGTTCGTCACCAAAATCTGATTATTCAAAAGTGAATAAATCGTTCAAAG GAGTGAAAGACAAAGGCAAGCCAAAAATTTCCTTCCGTTTCAAGACTCAAAAGAAAGGACCCTCTTGCTTTTCTGTATCTAAAAACGAAAGTGATATGTCATTCAAGGTTCAACAAGTGCCTGAAATGTTGAAGGCAATTGAGCCCAGGACTGAAGAATATTTGGATTCTGAGCTTATTGAGGATattcaaggagaagaggaaaatcAGCTGGAGATTGTTCCTGTTGACGTTAATGAACTTGGGCATGAATCTATTGAGCAGTCAATGGCGGAGCTTTTAGATGGCCTTCAAGATAAGACAACTATGCTGAGAGGAAGATCTAAAGTG TATCGTAGAAAAAGGTGTAAAAAGGCGCAGCCTGTTATGAAGATTGTATCTTCACTTGGAGATAGAGTTATTGACAGTGAAAGCTCCCCTGAGCACTTAGGCCTGGGATCACCAAGTAATAGCGAG CAGGCCGATGATCAAATTCTGAAGCTTGATAAACCGGAGGTAAAGAGGCAAACACTGGTAGATCGCTTTCAAGAAGCTTTGAGTGACAGAGCCCTTGTTGCAGTGCCTAAACCATTAAG AATTGGATTATTTGGGCAACTGCAGCAGGTCGTGCAGAGTGAGAAAGAAAGTGATATGGAATTCTTGAAGAATATCGAGAATGGAGCTAACCAAA ATGAACCAAGCTGCATTGATGTGAAAATTCTTTCAAGATATTTGGATGCGAAGTTGACAGTTTGCCACTGCTCGTTTGGAAACAATGTAAAG CACCTCCCATGGCCAGAGAGCCCCAAGAATACGGTGAACGAAGAAACAACATGGACGGTTATCTTCAATCCAAGAGTTTGTGATGATGTTGACCTTGAAGTTGGCAAATGCATTCGTATTCACCCCCCATG GAAGGAGATTCATGTGGGGAATGACAAAAGCATTATCTTATCCGTGTATTTCTCTGAGATTTCAATTTGA
- the LOC137714811 gene encoding glutathione S-transferase F13-like: MVLKLHGLSVSISTARVVACLHEKSVDFELVPVDLFACENKQPEFLAKNPFGKVPVLEDDDITLFESRAITAYVAEKFKETGHDLIRHENLNEAALVKVWTEVESQQYNAAIDPIIFEFFAKPVVGMEPDQTVIDASLEKLKKVLDVYEARLSNKKFLAGDFYSLADLHHFPGTFYFMKTPWSSLVNDRPHVKAWWEEISARPASKKVAVGMNFGEV, translated from the exons ATGGTGCTCAAGCTGCATGGACTTTCTGTGTCGATTTCCACAGCTCGCGTCGTCGCTTGTCTGCATGAAAAAAGCGTTGATTTCGAGCTTGTCCCCGTTGATCTCTTCGCCTGCGAAAACAAGCAGCCTGAATTTCTAGCCAAGAAT CCCTTTGGCAAAGTTCCAGTACTAGAAGACGATGACATCACACTTTTCG AATCTAGGGCAATCACAGCATATGTAGCTGAGAAATTCAAGGAAACGGGACATGATCTCATTCGTCATGAAAACTTGAACGAAGCTGCGTTGGTGAAGGTATGGACAGAAGTGGAATCCCAACAATACAACGCTGCAATTGATCCAATTATTTTCGAGTTTTTCGCAAAGCCTGTTGTAGGAATGGAACCAGATCAAACAGTGATCGATGCAAGTTTGGAGAAGCTGAAGAAGGTGCTTGACGTGTACGAAGCCAGGCTGAGCAACAAGAAGTTCCTTGCTGGTGATTTCTACAGCCTAGCTGATCTTCACCACTTTCCGGGCACTTTTTATTTCATGAAGACGCCTTGGTCTTCGTTGGTCAACGATCGTCCTCACGTCAAGGCGTGGTGGGAGGAGATTTCAGCTAGGCCTGCCTCCAAGAAAGTGGCTGTGGGTATGAATTTTGGTGAAGTTTGA
- the LOC137715947 gene encoding uncharacterized protein isoform X1, translating into MLTRRFQTSPDSDQSISDEEESDREFPNNCAAIGGSAKKKEELPLSSRLEMLKDAGANVYACNLEDELSSDEEGNNMSAKVSVTLGAKKLQKDYVHCIGRSDKEDESCTWSEVSKEAEALMRLNEQTSCSSPKSDYSKVNKSFKGVKDKGKPKISFRFKTQKKGPSCFSVSKNESDMSFKVQQVPEMLKAIEPRTEEYLDSELIEDIQGEEENQLEIVPVDVNELGHESIEQSMAELLDGLQDKTTMLRGRSKVYRRKRCKKAQPVMKIVSSLGDRVIDSESSPEHLGLGSPSNSEQADDQILKLDKPEVKRQTLVDRFQEALSDRALVAVPKPLRIGLFGQLQQVVQSEKESDMEFLKNIENGANQNEPSCIDVKILSRYLDAKLTVCHCSFGNNHLPWPESPKNTVNEETTWTVIFNPRVCDDVDLEVGKCIRIHPPCTMDNLGRKEIHVGNDKSIILSVYFSEISI; encoded by the exons ATGCTTACGCGTCGTTTTCAGACGAGTCCAGATTCTGATCAGAGCATTTCCG ATGAGGAAGAATCTGACCGAGAATTTCCCAACAATTGCGCTGCGATTGGTGGTTCCGCCAAGAAAAAG GAGGAGTTACCACTTTCATCACGGCTGGAAATGCTCAAAG ATGCAGGTGCGAATGTGTATGCCTGCAACTTGGAGGATGAATTGAGCTCCGATGAAGAG GGGAACAACATGAGTGCGAAAGTTTCGGTTACTCTTGGTGCtaaaaaattgcaaaaggaTTATGTTCATTGCATTGGAAGAAGTGATAAAGAAGATGAATCATGTACATGGTCTGAAGTAAGTAAAGAAGCTGAGGCACTCATGCGATTAAATGAACAAACTTCATGTTCGTCACCAAAATCTGATTATTCAAAAGTGAATAAATCGTTCAAAG GAGTGAAAGACAAAGGCAAGCCAAAAATTTCCTTCCGTTTCAAGACTCAAAAGAAAGGACCCTCTTGCTTTTCTGTATCTAAAAACGAAAGTGATATGTCATTCAAGGTTCAACAAGTGCCTGAAATGTTGAAGGCAATTGAGCCCAGGACTGAAGAATATTTGGATTCTGAGCTTATTGAGGATattcaaggagaagaggaaaatcAGCTGGAGATTGTTCCTGTTGACGTTAATGAACTTGGGCATGAATCTATTGAGCAGTCAATGGCGGAGCTTTTAGATGGCCTTCAAGATAAGACAACTATGCTGAGAGGAAGATCTAAAGTG TATCGTAGAAAAAGGTGTAAAAAGGCGCAGCCTGTTATGAAGATTGTATCTTCACTTGGAGATAGAGTTATTGACAGTGAAAGCTCCCCTGAGCACTTAGGCCTGGGATCACCAAGTAATAGCGAG CAGGCCGATGATCAAATTCTGAAGCTTGATAAACCGGAGGTAAAGAGGCAAACACTGGTAGATCGCTTTCAAGAAGCTTTGAGTGACAGAGCCCTTGTTGCAGTGCCTAAACCATTAAG AATTGGATTATTTGGGCAACTGCAGCAGGTCGTGCAGAGTGAGAAAGAAAGTGATATGGAATTCTTGAAGAATATCGAGAATGGAGCTAACCAAA ATGAACCAAGCTGCATTGATGTGAAAATTCTTTCAAGATATTTGGATGCGAAGTTGACAGTTTGCCACTGCTCGTTTGGAAACAAT CACCTCCCATGGCCAGAGAGCCCCAAGAATACGGTGAACGAAGAAACAACATGGACGGTTATCTTCAATCCAAGAGTTTGTGATGATGTTGACCTTGAAGTTGGCAAATGCATTCGTATTCACCCCCCATG CACGATGGATAATTTGGGCAGGAAGGAGATTCATGTGGGGAATGACAAAAGCATTATCTTATCCGTGTATTTCTCTGAGATTTCAATTTGA
- the LOC137715406 gene encoding autophagy-related protein 18a-like, with protein MATLSAFSPPSWPDPNSAAAFLTDPTDPTDDNPTSVVDSSDDHHDPQSPPNPNHNLHNNNPFSSSPPESSLPAPRSPPSLFHVCFNQDHACFAVGTDHGFRIYNCDPFRELFRRDFDNGGGIGVVEMLFRCNILAIVGGGPDPQYPTNKVMIWDDHQGRCIGELSFRSVVRSVRLRRDRIVVVLEQKIFVYNFADLKLLHQIETIANPKGLCAVSQVAGSLVLVCPGLQKGQVRVEHYVSKRTKFIMAHDSRLACFALTPDGQLLATSSNKGTLVRIFNTLDGTLLQEVRRGADRAEIYSLAFSSTAQWLAVSSDKGTVHVFNLKVNSGSSGNENPRTASDPNLAVSSSNSSLSFIRGVLPKYFSSEWSVAQFRLLEGSQYIVAFGHQKNTVVILGMDGSFYRCEFDPVNGGEMTQLEYHNFLKPEEAF; from the exons ATGGCCACCCTCTCCGCCTTCTCGCCTCCCTCCTGGCCCGACCCCAACTCCGCCGCCGCCTTCCTCACCGATCCCACCGATCCCACCGACGACAACCCCACTTCTGTCGTTGACTCCAGCGACGACCACCACGACCCCCAATCGCCCCCAAACCCTAACCACAACCTCCACAATAACAACCCCTTCTCCTCCTCGCCCCCGGAGTCTTCCCTGCCGGCGCCGCGCTCGCCTCCGTCTCTTTTCCACGTCTGCTTCAACCAAGACCACGCTTGCTTCGCCGTGGGGACAGACCACGGGTTCCGGATCTACAACTGCGACCCGTTCCGCGAGCTCTTCCGCCGCGACTTCGACAATGGCGGCGGAATCGGCGTCGTTGAGATGCTATTCCGGTGCAACATCTTGGCCATAGTCGGCGGTGGGCCCGACCCTCAGTACCCGACCAATAAAGTCATGATCTGGGACGACCACCAGGGCCGGTGCATCGGTGAGCTGTCGTTCCGCTCCGTCGTCCGGTCCGTGCGGCTCCGGAGGGACCGTATCGTCGTCGTTTTGGAGCAGAAGATATTCGTGTACAATTTCGCCGACCTGAAGCTGCTGCACCAGATTGAGACGATCGCGAACCCTAAGGGGCTGTGCGCAGTGTCGCAGGTAGCGGGGTCGCTGGTGCTGGTTTGCCCTGGGCTGCAGAAGGGGCAGGTTAGGGTGGAGCATTACGTGTCGAAGCGGACCAAGTTCATTATGGCTCACGATTCCAGACTTGCCTGCTTTGCACTCACGCCGGACGGCCAGCTGCTCGCCACTTCGAGCAACAAAGGGACTCTCGTTCGGATTTTCAATACTCTCGACGGAACTTTGCTGCAAGag GTAAGAAGGGGTGCAGACAGAGCAGAAATCTATAGTTTGGCATTCTCTTCAACTGCCCAGTGGTTAGCAGTCTCAAGTGACAAGGGAACGGTCCATGTTTTTAACCTCAAGGTTAATTCTGGATCCTCTGGAAATGAGAATCCCCGAACTGCATCTGATCCTAATCTTGCGGTTTCATCATcaaactcttctctttctttcatcAGAG GTGTGCTGCCCAAGTATTTTAGCTCAGAGTGGTCGGTTGCTCAGTTTCGCTTGCTTGAGGGTTCTCAGTACATTGTTGCGTTTGGTCACCAAAAGAATACTGTGGTCATTCTTGGCATGGATGGGAG CTTCTATCGATGCGAGTTCGACCCAGTGAACGGAGGAGAGATGACCCAGCTGGAATATCACAACTTTCTAAAGCCAGAAGAAGCCTTTTGA